The Microbacterium luteum genome includes a region encoding these proteins:
- a CDS encoding squalene cyclase, whose amino-acid sequence MVVEQRVLEWMLDTDPALRWQVECDIAHAPPEVWQATRARVPHEGWGALLLSKQDDDGQWAGGAYFPAGFFGSEEQTQPGQPWVATTWTLKDLREFGVPADALGDTAARLERNSRWEYEDLPYWNGEVDVCINSFTLATGAWLGVDMTDLATWFREHRLDDGGWNCEAEEGDSVRSSFHSTLNALRGLLAYQRLTGDESLTEVRRTGEEYLLSRRLMYRASTGELVDPFVTHFIYPNRHVYSALAALDYFRDAAAYEGTAPDPRLAEAIDLVREQRQPDGTWIQSRRLAGRVWFHMDVPEGEPSPWLTLIGTRVLEWWDASREAPAA is encoded by the coding sequence ATGGTCGTCGAACAACGTGTGCTCGAGTGGATGCTGGACACCGATCCGGCGCTTCGGTGGCAGGTGGAGTGCGACATCGCCCACGCTCCACCCGAGGTGTGGCAGGCGACGCGGGCGCGCGTGCCGCATGAGGGGTGGGGTGCGCTGCTGCTGTCGAAGCAGGACGACGACGGCCAGTGGGCCGGTGGCGCGTACTTTCCGGCGGGCTTCTTCGGCAGCGAGGAGCAGACTCAGCCGGGCCAGCCGTGGGTCGCCACGACGTGGACGCTGAAGGATCTGCGCGAATTCGGCGTTCCCGCCGACGCCCTCGGTGACACCGCCGCGAGGCTCGAGCGGAACAGCCGATGGGAGTACGAGGACCTGCCCTACTGGAACGGCGAGGTCGATGTCTGCATCAACTCGTTCACGCTGGCGACCGGCGCCTGGCTGGGCGTCGACATGACCGATCTCGCCACGTGGTTCCGCGAGCACCGGCTCGACGACGGCGGCTGGAACTGCGAGGCCGAGGAGGGCGACTCGGTGCGGTCGTCGTTCCACTCGACGCTCAATGCGCTGCGCGGTCTGCTCGCCTACCAGCGGCTGACCGGCGATGAGTCGCTCACCGAAGTGCGCCGCACGGGCGAGGAGTACCTGCTCTCCCGCCGGCTGATGTATCGCGCATCGACAGGTGAGCTCGTCGACCCGTTCGTGACGCACTTCATCTACCCGAACCGGCACGTCTACAGCGCTCTCGCCGCTCTGGACTACTTCCGCGATGCCGCCGCGTACGAGGGCACCGCCCCGGACCCGCGCCTGGCCGAGGCGATCGACCTCGTGCGTGAGCAGCGTCAGCCCGACGGCACGTGGATCCAGTCCCGTCGCCTCGCGGGTCGGGTCTGGTTCCACATGGACGTTCCCGAGGGCGAGCCCTCCCCGTGGCTGACCCTCATCGGCACCCGCGTTCTGGAGTGGTGGGACGCGTCGCGAGAGGCGCCCGCGGCGTAG